The sequence below is a genomic window from Ipomoea triloba cultivar NCNSP0323 chromosome 10, ASM357664v1.
tatataaatataaacatttaatCCATCTATctgttttaacttttatttgAGACAAAAAAATATCATTGTAATTCCTCGTATTAGCTATTTATAAAGGATACATATCTaagaaatactccgtaataatttcaattcaaatataGTGAATCACTTTAGGGTGGACCAACCCAAAGAGGACTTGACTCTTGAGCGTTAGGATGCATCTACTTGATCCACTGAGGTTTGACCCTAATCTAACAGATCAAAATGAATTTAACAGCCACCACaaattcttattctttttttcttaagcTATGTTTGATCTCCCAATCCTGATATCCAGTTGATTGGAATTGCGCAATTTAGCTCCTCCGCACAATGCAAAAAAGCATTAGTAGCTGTTGATAATTGTATGGCAACATATTTTGTCTTTATTAAGAATGTCCCAACCACACGTTTATGTTAACAAATGGAACTTACTCCACTGTTGAAGATAACAAATTATTGAGCTAAATCATGCGGATTAGTAAACTAAAGACAAGTAGAAGACCTCTATAGAGGAGACAGGCGGGGCCCACAAAAACCACAATAATGAAGCAAATCTAGAGCAGCCTCTCTAACCTTTCCCACCAAATCTTTCGGGGGGGCCAAGTGGGAGAATGGTTGATACCAACCTAACGTGAGGAGAAAGAGACCCCTACTTATTATAAACCCCAAACCCACTAATGCtgttttgaatatttgaagCGCGTAAACCAATCAACCTTTCGCTCCCATCAAGTATCTCCACGGTTGGTTGGTGCATATTTAATGCACTTTCTAGCAAACAATGAAACAACACACCCTACTTCCTGTCACCATCACCCCCACTCACCTAATAACAACCTGGCACACATATCATATTTGGGATGCGGTGGATACGTATGGGTATGGGGGTATACCTCCCTCCCACAAAATATCTTCAATACCCCACATGCTCACACTAATACGTACAagcatatatagtatatatatatatgagcagAACAATCTAGAAGAGTAGAGGGGTAGGGATATACGGGTTATAAATATAAGATGGGTCAAATGCCGATGATAATACAAGGTTAGGATCCGAGAGAGGAGGTGGGAGTGAGCTGACAAAGAAGCTCCCACTCTTTCATTTGTAAGTTTATAATTAGCGGACTAAGTTAGGGTTCATATGTATATACGttatatgcatgcatatatttatatatagagagagggatatatatatatattacaaccCGAACACACACAGAGTCTTTCACCGATCAATCTCGATGCAGGTCAGCTGATCTGAGTCTCTTGGCAGCACGGATGAATTCCACCACCACTTGCACCTCGTCGACCCGCTGAAACATAGTAATGGACCGGAACGAATTAGAGTTTTACTAAAAAGACAAGAAATGCAGTTTTGTCTTTAGAGGGAGGGAGGAGGGAGACAAACCTGTGCAGCAAAATGCCGTTGTACTGCGTTAACCAATTGATCCTTAGTGGGGTTGGGAGTACTTATACTTGCCTAAATAAAAACGTGAAGGTACTGATTTAGTTGCAAGCCAAGACCTGGAACAATCTGCTAGGAAATTAACACAGAAACTTACGAGGTTGTGGCTTCGCCAATATCTCCACAATGAGCTGGTTCCTAGTTTTGCAAAGTTCACTCTCTGATAAATTCAACAGTGAAGACATTTAGTCCAAAACAAAACAATCTcatactgatttttttttttttggttttctaAAAACACCAGGGTAACTAGGATAAAGTAATAGATAAAAGTGAAATGTTTTTCACTTACCTGTTGATACAGATGGCAATATTTAGTTTCAACATCTTTGCTACTACTGCGACTATTTGATTTTGTTGCCCATGGCCTTGTATAACGAACCCTTGGCTTGCTAACCTTTCTGTACTCAACGCCAGTTGCTGAAAAATAAGAAAGGATTAAATATCATTAAAGAAATGaattaagaaacaaaaaaaaaaaaaaacaaaaacaaaaataaaaaagttagaCATGTAAGAAAGGTGCACAAAGTGACAACTTACGAAAATGATGATTGTCCTTTTCACCAACTTCAGAACCACTGCTAGAGTCATCAAAGTCataatcatcatcttcatccccAGTGGGAGCCTCCAACACGCTCAAGGCATTCCTTTGGAGCTTCACTTCAACTCCATTCTTCAGAACCTTCAATGTCGAATATTTAGCAACTGACTCAACAGGGCTTCttataataaacattaaatagtAAGAACCAGATGAAAAAATTATAGTATTTCCACACAGCAAGTAAATGATTAAAAGAGGCCAAATAACAATTCATTTCTACATCCTTCATTCTATTTAACTTCCAGGTAACAGATTTAGTACAGTCAAATCTTTCTTcaaataaacatatttattttcttgcatTAGTTTATCACCAGTCATGTATGAATCTGATTCTTCAGCTATGCTTAGATGATCACAACTTTTGAAATAACAAGTGGAGAACGAATTATTTCAAATAAAGGAAATCAAATTTTGCTACAAATATACCCTATAAAGAAAGATAGTTTCTCCACTAACTGGCAAGTGGCCAATGAGGCATCAGTGTTAAGATCAAATGGCATCAGCAAACAAGGAATCACATACATCAACAGTGGTGAACTAGGAAAAGAGATGCAAACCAGAAAACCACAAATAGAAAGCATATACTGTATATATTGTGCTAAGAGAGTGGAGTAATACCAGCCAGTGCCAACCACCAAGCCCAACAGCCTTCTTGACAACACCCTGCAGGCCAAGCAAAACACTCTTTGTTCTATTGTTTCCCGTCACAACGACTTTGGTGTGCCTTGGAAGAACAGACAATTCTTCATCACCACTCTCCTCACGAAAAGGAGATAAGACCCGAGAAGAACATAGTTCAGTCCCCATCATTCTGTTAGCGTGAATTGGTCCTCTTAATCCAAAGAGCAAGGAATTTTTCACAATGACCCACTCAAGTTATCAACAGGGATCAACTAAATTAGCTACTAGTGCTCCACGAAAATGCTGGAATTCTACATAATTCAAAAATCCTTTCTCTTCTGTTTCTTGATTTTGAGAAAGAATATGAATTGGGAAGGAATAAATTACCAATTAGTACAAATGGGAAAGCAATACTCCTCCACAAATCTTCCAACCTACTTATTTCAACTTCATAGACTTCAGCTCTGAAATGGGGATATAATCAGAAGCAGCATTTAAGAAGAACAGCTCAATCTTCAAATTGAACTCctgaaaatcaaaatttatccTTCACAACGTAATCCAGAGTTCACAGTTTCAGTATGTCAGTGCATGAGACTGCGGGATATGTGGATGAAACACTCTGGAACCTAGACAGAAGCAAAAGACTACATAATAGTAGTAAATATTCTAAAAATCTGGCACACTGACACGAAATTTGCAATGGAATGTTGAATGCTATTGAGACATCAAGCATTGATTATGAATGCAAGAGAATCACGGGCTCAGTTTGGTTGCAATAAATGACTAGTGTATAcaattatatactatatatacatatatgcacaTTCAagcaaaaatacaaatttaccATATACTAAATACACTCTCaaatctattaaaaataaatatatataaaaagtaaacaTACTAATCAATCGTTAACGAGCTATTTGCAGTTTACAGATTGATAGCCATCAATCTGTTTTTAATAAAGCTCTTCAAATCAATGGCCCTTTCTCGTTGTGATTACATTAATAATTTCACAGCCCTAAACTTCTACGAAATCTTCATTAGCATTAGAGTTagaattagaaaataaaaagtcaaTATGTAATCATTACTagtaataacttttttttttcgcatGAACAAAAGTTTTACTTCTACTGTAAATTGAATTGCAAAATATTAAGTAAAACATAATACACATGCACGCGCATGCATATCATTGAAAATCCGAAACTCCAGAATTCGGTAAATTCAAATTCTTGAAAAGCCAAATTGACATTCAAATAACTGTAAAAAGATCAACAAGGAATCAGAATATTAGAGCttttgattattaaaaaaaattattgagtgAAACAAATTCAGTTGTGCATCACAATTCAAGCCGTGAAGATCAATAAAGCATCGTGAAATAAGCAGCAAGGAGTACCTTGATAAAAGTAGTGTGGATTTAGAAACAGCGCTAAAGAGCAAGGAAATGCAATGCGTCTCCGCTCAGAGTGAGAGGACAGTGGAAACAGGGGATTCAGAGGCCGAGAATTCCAGTTTTGCAATCAGATTATGGTGAAATGCTAGCCTTCTCTGAGAAAATTGTACCAATTTTGAGGATTGAAGAGTGTGAGAGTAGTGTGTATccgaatattatatatatatatatagagagagagagagaaatgaagAGAGAGAGCATACACTAAATGCTTACCAACTGCCATTAGAATAGAAACGACCTGCTTGCTAAAActatgtgagagagagagagaaagagagaccAGACCGACTAGTACGGTCACTGCTTGGCTTTTTTCTCCTTATCTCTTTGCTTCAAAAACCGGGTCGACTGGTTTTCGGCTCAACGGCTCGGCTCGGGAGGAGGCGATATGGGTTTTTGTCTgcttcctaaatcctaaaagGCAGGTGTCAGGtaaactttatttttctctctatctTCGTCGTACAAAGGGTATCCGAGGATTATCCTGTGACGCACGGCCTGAGTCCATACTCCATCCAAACTTTTTTATCCGCCCCGGTAACAATTGAATTGATTTGAAATTTATACGGAGCGTACAtgttcttttactttttttgaaaaGCGGAGCGTACATGttctaaatctttttttttttttttttttttttaaatNNNNNNNNNNNNNNNNNNNNNNNNNNNNNNNNNNNNNNNNNNNNNNNNNNNNNNNNNNNNNNNNNNNNNNNNNNNNNNNNNNNNNNNNNNNNNNNNNNNNNNNNNNNNNNNNNNNNNNNNNNNNNNNNNNNNNNNNNNNNNNNNNNNNNNNNNNNNNNNNNNNNNNNNNNNNNNNNNNNNNNNNNNNNNNNNNNNNNNNNNNNNNNNNNNNNNNNNNNNNNNNNNNNNNNNNNNNNNNNNNNNNNNNNNNNNNNNNNNNNNNNNNNNNNNNNNNNNNNNNNNNNNNNNNNNNNNNNNNNNNNNNNNNNNNNNNNNNNNNNNNNNNNNNNNNNNNNNNNNNNNNNNNNNNNNNNNNNNNNNNNNNNNNNNNNNNNNNNNNNNNNNNNNNNttttttttttttttttttttttgaaatcttaGGGGGTCAAATGTGACtatctttgattttttatttacaaaaaaaaaatatgtaactaCTCTCTGAAGACTTTTAGATGATATCCGCATTGTGATTAAAGTTGAATATTGAATGTAtagatattgatttttttattatattgtttaaaagTATGGAATGATAAGAGTAATGAGTTTTATGATTACTAAGATATTTGAATCCAATAGtaaaaataagtaaacaagCATAATAATTAGTACTAAATCACATAATATAGTACAAAAAAATCTCTAACCAAACGTCACCTTTATCTATATATTGTACTCGGTGAGAATATACGAATGGTTATATGAAAAATGCCAAGTCATTTTCTTCTCTTTGGGAGAATAAACGAAAATGCCAAGTCACTAATtaaacattttcataattaatcaATTGTAATCAATGACTTTGGACATATGAACCATTTCCATATATTAACTAatacatttaatattttggtCATGCCAGAACGACAACGTTTAATGATTTTCAATTCACAACCGCCAGGCTTTGTTGGGCGgaaaaagtatttatattattattttattaaaataaaatgtatgactttaatataatataatagagaaTAATGGACAAATATGCTTTCTAACTATATaccaaagtgcaattagacacttaaaatatatttttttataactacaattagacccttaaaattgttaaaatcatgcaattaatCTATTTGACCTATAATAGCTTGTTACCCCCAATTCATTTGCCATGTAAGATGCCAcataggtttttttttatatataaaaattaaaataactataactataactatatatatatatatatatatatatatatatatatatatatatatataagcttgGCGGGCTTCTCCATCGCTGGCGACATCTCCATTATCGAAGagattttaaagaaattaatgtttttaaatttataaatgagATTTCACATAAGATGTCATACAAGCAAAATTTACCATTTGATAATAATAGATTTTGGTATATAATTGGAGGGATTATTTAACCCAGTATTGagctttctcaacctattgaagcaaaCAATTGACTccactccactgaggctcaaagacactcccatcatccatgtgagagtgtaaaccagAACACTatgtgccactagaccacaaggtctttagcctTATTCCCTTTTTATAATCGAGTAATGTTAAGCACCTCTCTTAAAATTTTCCTTCCAATTCCTCCTTTTGATGTGGCACCATCTAATTGGGTTGTTTTAACGTTTTATTACAAGTATGTTGTGATAATGCAATTCATGGCATCCAATGAATATAAATCATATCGTGTTTGGAAAATATTAgggaaaaataacattttctttttaactataatcaaaatttataagtgtctttttcattttgtttgagTTTAACAATAAGCCTCAAATACTAGAGAAATGAaggaattaagaattaatatccAATTTGGTCCATCGATTATTAGGGTTTTACCATTTTGGTTATCGACTTTcaaacttgttcaatttcatcTCCAACTATGCAATTGTTAACCAAAATAGTCATAATCAAGACTATTTTAGTTTAGACAAAATACTATTTTAGGCACAAATTGTATAGTTTGaatgaaattgaacaagtttaaaAGTTGATGGACCAAATCATGTATTTGttactaaaattatgaaatcttaataattaattgatgGACCAAATCATGTATTAactgatttcaaaaaaaaaatcatgtattaactcattaattacccatcattttttattaggtCACCCTTACTCTTCAGCGGTACTTTTGTTGGcacttttgtgtgtgtgtgtggccTACTGGCCTTTATTTCTCAACGTCGACGCTTGAGCTTTGCCTTTGGTAACAAAAGACAAGCTTTGGCAGTGTCTATTGTTGATTATATTTGTGTTAGGATTTCCACAGGTGAAGCATGCTCAAAAGTAGGAACACAggcaacacacacacatataattatatatatatatatatatatatatatatatatatatatatatatatattcgtagaTAATCATGATTCACCTTGTATGGTGGACCCTGATCCCAAACAATgttgttttataaatttatttttaaaatttttaataataataatcaatactatatataaaaataatatcctcctcccaagttttcccgcccaaactcaggggcattttagtaaaatgaaattaagaattattttatgattattttattaattaactatatatatttccataaaatttatttccATAATCCGGtaatcccaagaaaattaaaacatcTACTCCAGTAGCATTGATGAATTGATAAACTTTCGATAACAAAATTACAACTGATCAGTGCTCCTATATGAGAGATAACACAGACCTCTCCTAGTGTATAGGATCACACTAATTGACTAAGTTACATTGACTAGTAACAACtatatagtataataaatataacataattatattgcTCACAGcattcttcctaattttattccacatatatatatatatatatatatatatatatatatatatatatatatatggttattttattaattaaccatttatatatttccataaaatttattgccaattaccaaaaaaaaattaaaacctctatcatttttcctaattttattccAACAAATTTAAGTTAACGTCAATTTCTCTCATATAAGTTCCGAGCATGAGAGATTGTTCCCTCACAACTTCTGAACTCGGCAAAGTCGGCATTCGTTTCATACGTTTCCGATCACAACTACGATGGACAAGCTCAAGACTCAAGAGTAAGTGAAAATcttttgatttctttctttattttcatggttatgctttgttgttcttcctttatttcatCATTTAGTTTCTGATTTCgtgttaacaatttattttgaaattttttgtaattcaattcGGTGATATATTGTTTCCTAGCGATAACGAAGCCCCATCTAACTCCTCTGAGAAAGCTACGGTGGTGCATGCACCAAGAATTGCACCGACCTACTTGAATCGGTTTAAAAAGATGGTTTCCAATGTGTCGTCGCCGGCACCGGTAAATCGCAAACATTCATCGGCGTCATCTAGGGTAAACGATAGGGGTTAGCggaggaagaagagaaagagCATACCATATTCTCCCCCACAAGTGAAGCAGAAGAAAGATTTTGTTGACTACAAGTGAGTAGATGGGAAAAAAGTAAACGTGGTTCAAGGTCGTGAATTACATATTGGGGTTTTCGACGCGGAAGAACTGATGAAGATTGTTGAGTGTTTTTACCAGTATCAGCGCGCAATTGGGTCAGAAAGGGCAATGGAtgaggagcaaatggcgtgCAAGGGTTTAATTAAGTTGTTGTTACAATTATGTAGTgtggtaaaattacatatttttctatttctaaaagttattttaattttttggagaAGTTTCtgcatatttcttttttaatttggtttggttgttgtTATAAATATGTTGTAGTAAAATTATTTGCTATTCCTATCCCTTAGTTGTGTttcttttgaaaagtttatcttatactcttgcatattattatgattttgtgaTAGGATAAAAATAGTAATCCTCCTGGCATGGTATAATCAGAGATGAAGAAGTAGATCTATtgcatgaataataataatataaattttatatattgatataatcCTGtgttaagataataataataataataataataattcaaaattcttaatataattttctaatataatttcctaatattaatattaataattcaaaatgcttaatataagttcctaattaattttttctattaaatctgtttataacggtaattacaaatataatattaagaaaaattagtAGGATTGATAATcgatttcctaatataattttttatcttacctaaaaggcttcctcccaatttgtttttttttagtactacctatcatatttttattaattgatacttttcctaatatatctaaCCTAAAAGGTTTCATCATTTTTTGATAATActgatccatatgttaatctatttattttgataatatatataggtaataaccataccatctaaataacctcgtggtaattaccaactgtatttaacatctaaatttattatggtaattaaacattgagaattccttcttatgacgattatattttgttttactgcaaataatatcaattacctGTGCATTttctttgattacttttgaataatataaaatcttaaaaattatagaaataaatgaattaatactttccgttatttaaattttatatttttatataatcaattaaggaaattgataatacacctattaagtcaatcatattaaaggatatttaaaaaattatgataattgttccaattcacagattattacgctAATCCAAaaattattacgtccatacaattatgcaaattattcaaattcacagattattacacatcaaattatgctaatagttacttttgaataaaatctttaattacagtaattaagaaattaattcacacattatacttttattaaattgtttttttatacttgNAATTCAATTCGGTGATATATTGTTTCCTAGCGATAACGAAGCCCCATCTAACTCCTCTGAGAAAGCTACGGTGGTGCATGCACCAAGAATTGCACCGACCTACTTGAATCGGTTTAAAAAGATGGTTTCCAATGTGTCGTCGCCGGCACCGGTAAATCGCAAACATTCATCGGCGTCATCTAGGGTAAACGATAGGGGTTAGCggaggaagaagagaaagagCATACCATATTCTCCCCCACAAGTGAAGCAGAAGAAAGATTTTGTTGACTACAAGTGAGTAGATGGGAAAAAAGTAAACGTGGTTCAAGGTCGTGAATTACATATTGGGGTTTTCGACGCGGAAGAACTGATGAAGATTGTTGAGTGTTTTTACCAGTATCAGCGCGCAATTGGGTCAGAAAGGGCAATGGAtgaggagcaaatggcgtgCAAGGGTTTAATTAAGTTGTTGTTACAATTATGTAGTgtggtaaaattacatatttttctatttctaaaagttattttaattttttggagaAGTTTCtgcatatttcttttttaatttggtttggttgttgtTATAAATATGTTGTAGTAAAATTATTTGCTATTCCTATCCCTTAGTTGTGTttcttttgaaaagtttatcttatactcttgcatattattatgattttgtgaTAGGATAAAAATAGTAATCCTCCTGGCATGGTATAATCAGAGATGAAGAAGTAGATCTATtgcatgaataataataatataaattttatatattgatataatcCTGtgttaagataataataataataataataataattcaaaattcttaatataattttctaatataatttcctaatattaatattaataattcaaaatgcttaatataagttcctaattaattttttctattaaatctgtttataacggtaattacaaatataatattaagaaaaattagtAGGATTGATAATcgatttcctaatataattttttatcttacctaaaaggcttcctcccaatttgtttttttttagtactacctatcatatttttattaattgatacttttcctaatatatctaaCCTAAAAGGTTTCATCATTTTTTGATAATActgatccatatgttaatctatttattttgataatatatataggtaataaccataccatctaaataacctcgtggtaattaccaactgtatttaacatctaaatttattatggtaattaaacattgagaattccttcttatgacgattatattttgttttactgcaaataatatcaattacctGTGCATTttctttgattacttttgaataatataaaatcttaaaaattatagaaataaatgaattaatactttccgttatttaaattttatatttttatataatcaattaaggaaattgataatacacctattaagtcaatcatattaaaggatatttaaaaaattatgataattgttccaattcacagattattacgctAATCCAAaaattattacgtccatacaattatgcaaattattcaaattcacagattattacacatcaaattatgctaatagttacttttgaataaaatctttaattacagtaattaagaaattaattcacacattatacttttattaaattgtttttttatacttaattcacacattatacttttattaaattgtttttttatacttgccataATATAGCTTGctttattaaattgtttttttatacttgccataATATAGCTTGCCATACTACAGATTTTATTTATACTTGCCATAATATAGCTTGCCATACTACAGATTTTATCTAATCTTGCCATAATATAGCTTGCCATACTAcagattttatctaattaattaaggaaataagtggtacacatattacgacataattaaaggagattaaaggtacacatattacatcaataattaaacaaaattaaacttacatgtattatcaatactatatataaaagtaaaatcctcctatttcatttttcgcacccaaacttttgtagtcaattaattaaatattttattggtcaaataattaataaagtttatttggtaagaaaatgtaaaatgcaaattaactaatatctattaattggtaatatcgtttttatattcacgtatcaacactattaataaaagtaaaattctcccCTTCATATTTTCGGCAcaagataatattattaattaattggtaaaaaaaattattaaaatttaattggtaacaaaattttatttaccaaattctgtgaataattaaaccattataattgtggaaataattgaaacaaattctgcgtaattttataagaaaaaataattcattaattattattattaattacaccaataataataaaaataattcgaatacttatctatacttctatatctagactactattaataaaaataaaaatataaaatcattatttgtgaaatttccgcaaaaacaatagaaaagataaaataga
It includes:
- the LOC116031737 gene encoding uncharacterized protein LOC116031737 isoform X1 — its product is MMGTELCSSRVLSPFREESGDEELSVLPRHTKVVVTGNNRTKSVLLGLQGVVKKAVGLGGWHWLVLKNGVEVKLQRNALSVLEAPTGDEDDDYDFDDSSSGSEVGEKDNHHFPTGVEYRKVSKPRVRYTRPWATKSNSRSSSKDVETKYCHLYQQRVNFAKLGTSSLWRYWRSHNLASISTPNPTKDQLVNAVQRHFAAQRVDEVQVVVEFIRAAKRLRSADLHRD
- the LOC116031737 gene encoding uncharacterized protein LOC116031737 isoform X2, whose translation is MMGTELCSSRVLSPFREESGDEELSVLPRHTKVVVTGNNRTKSVLLGLQGVVKKAVGLGGWHWLNGVEVKLQRNALSVLEAPTGDEDDDYDFDDSSSGSEVGEKDNHHFPTGVEYRKVSKPRVRYTRPWATKSNSRSSSKDVETKYCHLYQQRVNFAKLGTSSLWRYWRSHNLASISTPNPTKDQLVNAVQRHFAAQRVDEVQVVVEFIRAAKRLRSADLHRD